The proteins below come from a single Solea solea chromosome 6, fSolSol10.1, whole genome shotgun sequence genomic window:
- the oser1 gene encoding oxidative stress-responsive serine-rich protein 1 translates to MEAGGKDCEEETLQTAFKKLRVDAESLPGAVSVSEALAPRAAPRPGSDANGAKTKLSSPKDNWHGCTRKSSRGAARTQRRRRSKSPILHPPKFTYCSTSTASALSPSGGCLKHQRLATPEPAEPRPPLDTRSASAKKELPPSGNSGHVSPLVFGSCAGFETLVGAAVSSPSLENPGVASVAGAGVQSGKEGDLEKSACAGAASGSPRRAEAADFRALSELHCSVGGASMPCCCCCCAQKSSPDSQERVQGADHQCQCQSHPQGWHGVEVYSFTGLRDVISECEQSLPSHGGSAPRTPNSNAAASTTSSPLPSGSPRSCSEQARGYVDDITIEDLSGYMEYYLYIPKKMSHMAEMMYT, encoded by the exons ATGGAGGCAGGAGGGAAGGACTGCGAGGAGGAGACACTGCAGACGGCGTTTAAGAAGCTCAGGGTGGACGCGGAGAG ttTACCCGGAGCTGTGAGCGTGTCGGAGGCGTTGGCTCCCAGAGCGGCTCCTCGGCCCGGTTCAGACGCCAACGGAGCCAAGACCAAGCTCAGCAGTCCGAAGGACAACTGGCACGG CTGTACGAGGAAATCGTCCAGAGGAGCAGCGAGGACGCAGCGCCGCCGCAGGTCCAAGTCGCCCATCCTTCACCCGCCGAAGTTCACATACTGCAGCACCTCCACAGCCTCCGCTCTGTCGCCCTCCGGTGGCTGCCTGAAGCACCAGCGCCTGGCCACTCCCGAGCCTGCGGAGCCACGCCCTCCGCTCGACACAAGGTCCGCCTCTGCTAAGAAAGAGCTCCCGCCTTCAGGCAACTCCGGCCACGTCTCTCCCCTGGTTTTCGGATCTTGTGCTGGTTTTGAGACACTAGTTGGCGCCGCGGTTTCCTCGCCATCCTTGGAGAACCCCGGTGTCGCTTCTGTCGCGGGGGCAGGTGTCCAGTCGGGCAAGGAGGGCGATTTGGAGAAAAGTGCCTGTGCCGGAGCAGCGTCAGGATCACCGAGGCGCGCCGAGGCCGCCGACTTCAGAGCTTTGTCTGAGCTGCACTGCTCTGTAGGTGGCGCCAGCAtgccgtgctgctgctgctgctgcgcccAGAAGAGCAGCCCTGACTCCCAGGAGCGCGTCCAGGGCGCCGACCATCAGTGCCAGTGTCAGTCGCATCCTCAGGGCTGGCACGGCGTGGAGGTTTACTCCTTCACGGGTCTCCGTGACGTCATCTCGGAGTGCGAGCAGAGCCTGCCGAGCCACGGCGGCTCCGCCCCCAGAACTCCGAACAGTAACGCTGCCGCCTCGACGACATCGTCGCCGCTCCCGTCGGGGTCGCCGCGCTCGTGTTCGGAGCAGGCGCGCGGCTACGTGGACGACATCACAATAGAGGACCTTTCTGGCTACATGGAGTATTATCTGTACATCCCCAAGAAGATGTCGCACATGGCTGAGATGATGTACACTTAG